The genomic DNA AAAGATCAAGAATGGATTGCAGCCAAGAATTGAGATTTCGTGCCCATTTCGCGGTACGCCGGTTTTCAGCAAGGCGCTCCACCGTTTAAAGTCCATCCGCTCTAATGATTTATCGAGACGAGAGCAATGCAGGCTTATCTTTTTGATTTCGGGCAATGTTTCAATCATTGATGCTTTTCACCGGACATGATCGAGAATGGAATTTTACTCGGCTCCCGCATTCATAAAATTTGCAAGGAGGATTTCTCCATGCTCAGTCATAAAAGATTCAGGGTGGAACTGAACGCCGAAAATGGGATAAATCCGGTGCTGAAAAGCCATCGGCTTTCCATCATCGGTTATGGCCGTTACTTTTAGAGGATCGGGTATCATGTCGAGGAGTAGCGAGTGGTACCGTGCCGCCTGAAATGGGTTCTTGATCCCATGGAATAGTCCTCGTCCTGAATGGATGATCATGGATACCTTTCCGTGCAGGGGGACATCATCCTTCTTGATGCTCCCCCCGAAAAACTTATTGATGGCCTGCATGCCGAGGCAGATCCCAAGGATTCTTGCAGAGCCGTGGAACCTTTCCAGAACTTCGAACAGGAAGGGATGGTCTTCTGGCCTCATTGGTCCAGGGGAAAGGATGATCCTCATCTCAGAATCGTGTGCATGGAGAGCGAGATGATCGCTTGAATAAAAGAATGATTCCATTTCCTGCAAGGATGTCTCGTGAGGTCTTCTCACCAGGAAATTGCATCCTATCTTTCCCAGCAACTGAGCCACGTTATAAGTGAAGGAATCATAGTTGTCGAGAAGGAATACTTTCTTCATAATTTGCTAAAACTCGGTCAAATTATACCAGATCAGGTAACGCTCCAGTTTGCGTGCTGTAGAAATCTAAAACTGAGACTATGTCAGATTGAGAGCGATTGGCATTGACTGAATACAGGATGATGAGTTATAAAGGGCACTCGTAATAACGGGAGGAAGAAGATGGAGAAAACCGTTATGATTACGGGCGGAGCCGGGTTCATCGGATCGCATCTGTGCGACCGCTTTCTCGAGAGGGATTTCCATGTTATCTGCATGGATAATCTCTCGACGGGCAGCATAGAGAACATATCGCACATCCGCAACGAAAAATTCCAGTTCATCAAGCAGGATGTTACCGAATATATCTACATCGCCCAGCAGGTTGATTACATCCTCCACTTCGCCTCTCCGGCCAGTCCAAAGGACTACGCGGAACTCCCCATTCAGACCCTCAAGGTGGGCTCTCTCGGGACGCACAAGACGCTCGGACTGGCGAAGGCCAAGAATTCAGTCTTCCTGCTTGCTTCCACTTCGGAGGTCTATGGAGATCCGCTGGTTCATCCACAGCCTGAATCATACTGGGGAAACGTCAATCCCGTGGGACCGAGAGGGGTTTACGATGAAGCCAAGAGATTTGCTGAGGCGATGACGATGGCCTATTTCAGGTACCATGGCGTCAACACGAAGATAGCAAGGATCTTCAACACGTTCGGCCCGAGGATGCGACTCGATGACGGCAGAGCAATACCTACCTTCCTCTGCCAGGCCCTTAACAACGAAGACATAACCGTGTACGGGGACGGGATGCAGACCAGGTCATTCTGCTACATCGACGACATGGTGGAAGGTTTATACAGGCTACTTCTCCTCGATTACCATGAGCCTCTAAACATTGGAAACCCAGGCGAGATGACGGTAAAGGAGATGGCCGAAAAGATAATCAGGATAACCGGCAGCAAGAGCCGGATTGTCTTTAAGCCTCTCCCCATCGATGACCCGAAGGTCAGGCAGCCGGATATCTCCTTGGCAAGAAAGGTGATGAACTGGGAACCGAAAGTCAGCATCGAGGCGGGTTTGCGACGAACCATCGATGATTTTAAGAAGAGGCTTGCTCTCTGACATGGGAAGGATTCTGGAATCTCTAAAATTCTCGATCATTGCCCTCGTCGCGAACCTATTGATCCGGATCAGCCGGTACACAATGCGGATCACCTACATTAATGATGAGGTGATCAGGTTGCTCAGCAGGGAAGGGAAAAACTATATCATGGCTTTCTGGCATGGGCGACTATTCATGATGCCTTACAGCTATCCCGGGAAGAGGATAACGATTCTGATCAGCAGACACCGGGATGGAGAGTACATAGCAAGGACGATGAGGCTGTTCGGTTTCGACTCCACGAGAGGGTCGACTACGGAAGGAGGTCCGCAGGCCCTCAAGGAGGTCCTGAGAAGGGGAAAGCAGGGTTACGATATAGCCTTCACTCCGGATGGTCCGAGAGGTCCTGGACAGAAGGCTCAGCCTGGAGTGATACAGGCGGCAAAGCTTTCGGGCTTTCCCATCATCCCCGTTTCCTTTTCAGCTTCGAGAAAGAAAGTCTTCCAGACATGGGATAAATTCCTTCTACCCCTTCCCTTCTCGAAAGGGGTATTCCTGTATGGTGATCCTATCCATGTAAGCAGAGATGCCGATGACAGGATGATGGAAGAAAAGAGAATCGAGCTTGAGACATCGCTCAAGAGGATCACCGAAGAGGTGGATGGTTATTTCAAATCTGTAAAATGAAGTCATATTTTTAAGCTCGGATTCCAGCAGGACGAATGATGGCAAAGAAAATCACGATTGTTTCAGGTGAGGAATCGGGCGAAAAATACGGAGCAATGCTGGTCAGGGCTTTAAAGGAGAGCCTGCCCGATGCGCAATTCCATGGCATGGGGGGCGAGCAGATGCGCGTGGAGGGTGTACATATTATCAACGACATCGAGAAGCTCAGCGTAGTGGGATTTTTCGAGGTCCTTTCCAGCTTCCGCATCATATGGAAGGTGTTCAGAAAACTGAAGAACCATTTCGTTCAGAATAAACCGGACCTGCTCATCCTGATCGATTTCCCGGACTTCAACATCAGGCTTGCGAAATACGCTCACAGGCTGGGGATCAAGATAGTGTACTTCATCAGTCCGCAGATCTGGGCCTGGCGCAAAGGACGGGTGAGGAGCATGTCACGACTCGTCGACCGGATGATCGTGATCTTCCCATTCGAGGTGCCTGTCTATGAAAAAGCCG from Acidobacteriota bacterium includes the following:
- a CDS encoding lysophospholipid acyltransferase family protein — protein: MGRILESLKFSIIALVANLLIRISRYTMRITYINDEVIRLLSREGKNYIMAFWHGRLFMMPYSYPGKRITILISRHRDGEYIARTMRLFGFDSTRGSTTEGGPQALKEVLRRGKQGYDIAFTPDGPRGPGQKAQPGVIQAAKLSGFPIIPVSFSASRKKVFQTWDKFLLPLPFSKGVFLYGDPIHVSRDADDRMMEEKRIELETSLKRITEEVDGYFKSVK
- a CDS encoding UDP-glucuronic acid decarboxylase family protein, translated to MEKTVMITGGAGFIGSHLCDRFLERDFHVICMDNLSTGSIENISHIRNEKFQFIKQDVTEYIYIAQQVDYILHFASPASPKDYAELPIQTLKVGSLGTHKTLGLAKAKNSVFLLASTSEVYGDPLVHPQPESYWGNVNPVGPRGVYDEAKRFAEAMTMAYFRYHGVNTKIARIFNTFGPRMRLDDGRAIPTFLCQALNNEDITVYGDGMQTRSFCYIDDMVEGLYRLLLLDYHEPLNIGNPGEMTVKEMAEKIIRITGSKSRIVFKPLPIDDPKVRQPDISLARKVMNWEPKVSIEAGLRRTIDDFKKRLAL
- a CDS encoding aminodeoxychorismate/anthranilate synthase component II translates to MKKVFLLDNYDSFTYNVAQLLGKIGCNFLVRRPHETSLQEMESFFYSSDHLALHAHDSEMRIILSPGPMRPEDHPFLFEVLERFHGSARILGICLGMQAINKFFGGSIKKDDVPLHGKVSMIIHSGRGLFHGIKNPFQAARYHSLLLDMIPDPLKVTAITDDGKPMAFQHRIYPIFGVQFHPESFMTEHGEILLANFMNAGAE